Proteins encoded by one window of Lathyrus oleraceus cultivar Zhongwan6 chromosome 1, CAAS_Psat_ZW6_1.0, whole genome shotgun sequence:
- the LOC127119229 gene encoding E3 ubiquitin-protein ligase DA2L, translating into MGNKLGRRRQVVDEKYTRPQGLYNHKDVDQKKLRKLILESKLAPCFPGDEETACDREECPICFLYYPSLNRSRCCTKSICTECFLQMKVPNSTRPTQCPFCKTANYAVEYRGVKSKEEKGMEQIEEQRVIEAKIRMRQQELQDEEERMHKRLEVSSSNVNVAVADVEYNSNAVAESSMSAVEHDEIVSSLDSCATPMVRPPPATRANRDDEFDVDLEDIMVMEAIWLSIQENGRQRNSPFTDATSGHYVTDDRYASSPMGQQTGSSSSPSGGLASAIAALAERQQMSGESSVSSNNESTPSFNMPPGSRRFYNRLGRDMVSYSPTENLTEVPPDDAMAMARSHGQWSIDHGSQVAETATSYTNSVEVEDRGELSSMSQPNDIDESLQSATDPIVPESFEEQMMLAMAVSLAEARAMPSGHSASWQ; encoded by the exons ATGGGTAATAAACTCGGGAGGAGGAGACAAGTGGTAGATGAAAAATATACACGGCCACAAGGATTGTATAATCATAAGGATGTTGATCAGAAGAAGCTGAGGAAGCTAATCCTCGAATCAAAGCTTGCACCTTGCTTTCCGGGAGATGAAGAAACTGCTTGCGATCGTGAAGAGTGCCCAATTTGCTTTCTG TATTATCCAAGTCTGAACCGATCAAGATGTTGCACAAAAAGCATTTGTACAG AGTGCTTTTTGCAGATGAAAGTTCCAAATTCAACTCGGCCTACACA ATGTCCCTTTTGTAAAACGGCAAATTATGCCGTGGAGTATCGTGGTGTAAAATCAAAAGAGGAGAAGGGAATGGAACAAATA GAGGAGCAGCGTGTTATTGAAGCAAAAATTAGGATGCGGCAGCAGGAACTTCAGGATGAAGAGGAAAGAATGCATAAAAGACTAGAAGTAAGCTCTTCAAATGTAAATGTGGCTGTTGCAGATGTTGAATACAATTCAAATGCAG TGGCGGAATCTTCAATGTCTGCCGTTGAACACGATGAAATCGTCTCTTCTCTAGACTCGTGCGCCACACCAATGGTTAGACCACCTCCTGCCACTAGGGCCAATAG AGATGATgaatttgatgttgatcttgaGGACATTATGGTCATGGAAGCAATTTGGCTTTCCATTCAG GAGAATGGAAGGCAGCGAAATTCACCTTTTACCGATGCTACTTCTGGTCACTATGTAACCGATGATCGCTATGCTTCATCTCCCATGGGTCAACAGACAGGATCATCCTCTTCCCCGTCGGGGGGTCTTGCTAGTGCCATTGCAGCTCTTGCTGAGCGTCAGCAAATGTCCGGGGAATCATCTGTAAGCTCCAACAACGAAAGTACACCATCGTTCAACATGCCACCGGGCTCCAGGAGGTTTTATAACAGGCTTGGTAGAGATATGGTTAGTTATTCACCCACAGAAAACCTGACTGAGGTGCCACCAGATGATGCAATGGCAATGGCTAGGAGTCATGGTCAATGGAGCATAGATCATGGATCACAGGTAGCTGAAACGGCAACTAGCTATACAAACTCTGTTGAAGTAGAAGATCGTGGTGAACTGTCGTCTATGTCACAGCCTAATGACATTGATGAAAGCCTTCAAAGTGCCACCGACCCCATTGTTCCTGAGAGTTTTGAGGAGCAGATGATGCTGGCTATGGCTGTCTCTCTAGCTGAAGCTCGAGCCATGCCAAGTGGACATAGTGCTTCATGGCAATAG